The following proteins are co-located in the Desulfatitalea tepidiphila genome:
- a CDS encoding fatty acid--CoA ligase — translation MPAKLIQPTPSAYGFPLLIKNLLRTPLIYSPKQEIVYRDQMRYTYADFGKRVGKLANALKKLGVEPGHTVAVMEWDSHRYLECFFAVPMMGAVLHTINIRLSPEQLIYTINHAEDDVILVHHEFLPMLEAVKDQFTTVKKIVLIADGKPVPATKLTLDGEYEDLLEAADSEYDFPDLDENTMATTFYTTGTTGLPKGVFFSHRQLVLHTYALLTASGSYAAQANINSNDVYMPITPMFHVHAWGMPYAMTLIGAKQVYPGRYEPEMLIRLKLTEKVTFSHCVPTILHMLVSSPAVQKLDLSGWKVIIGGSALPRGLCEAALKLGINVYAAYGMSETCPLLTIAIIKPHMNAWSQEEQVKVRCRTGLPVTNVVLEVIDANGKPMPHDGKSTGEVVVRSPWLTQGYLKDKERSEELWANGWLHTGDIGYIDEEGYLQITDRLKDVIKTGGEWISSLELEDIISRHPGVSEVAVIGVPDEKWGERPMALVVPKPDQKATTTDESIRSFVAKFAEDGTIPKFGVPDRIVITDALPKTSVGKLNKKEMRQQFK, via the coding sequence ATGCCCGCTAAACTGATCCAACCCACCCCTTCCGCTTATGGTTTTCCGCTGCTGATCAAAAATCTGCTGCGCACCCCGCTGATCTATTCGCCCAAGCAGGAAATCGTCTACCGCGACCAGATGCGCTACACCTATGCCGATTTCGGTAAACGGGTGGGAAAATTGGCCAACGCCCTGAAAAAACTCGGTGTCGAACCGGGCCACACCGTGGCCGTGATGGAATGGGACAGCCACCGCTACCTGGAGTGCTTTTTCGCCGTACCCATGATGGGTGCCGTGCTGCACACGATCAACATCCGCCTCTCACCGGAACAATTGATCTACACGATCAACCATGCCGAGGATGACGTCATCCTGGTCCATCATGAGTTTTTGCCCATGCTCGAGGCGGTCAAAGACCAGTTCACCACCGTGAAAAAGATCGTGCTGATCGCCGACGGCAAGCCAGTGCCGGCCACCAAGCTGACCCTGGACGGCGAATACGAGGACCTGCTTGAAGCCGCGGACAGCGAATACGACTTCCCGGATCTGGATGAAAACACCATGGCCACCACGTTCTACACCACCGGCACCACCGGACTGCCCAAGGGGGTGTTTTTCAGCCACCGCCAACTGGTGCTGCATACCTACGCCCTGCTGACGGCTTCCGGATCCTACGCCGCCCAGGCCAATATCAACTCCAACGATGTCTACATGCCCATCACCCCCATGTTCCATGTACACGCCTGGGGCATGCCCTATGCCATGACCTTGATCGGCGCCAAGCAGGTCTACCCCGGCCGCTACGAACCAGAGATGCTGATCCGACTCAAGCTGACCGAAAAGGTGACCTTCTCCCACTGCGTGCCGACCATTCTGCACATGCTGGTCTCCAGCCCCGCGGTGCAAAAACTCGATCTGAGCGGTTGGAAGGTGATCATCGGCGGATCGGCCCTGCCACGCGGTTTGTGCGAGGCTGCCTTGAAACTGGGCATCAACGTCTACGCGGCGTATGGCATGTCGGAAACCTGCCCGCTGCTGACCATCGCAATCATCAAGCCCCACATGAACGCCTGGAGCCAGGAAGAGCAGGTCAAGGTCCGCTGCCGCACCGGATTGCCGGTGACCAACGTGGTGCTGGAAGTCATCGACGCCAACGGCAAACCCATGCCCCACGACGGCAAGAGTACCGGCGAGGTGGTGGTGCGCTCGCCCTGGCTGACCCAGGGCTATTTGAAGGACAAAGAGCGCAGTGAGGAGCTGTGGGCCAACGGCTGGCTGCACACCGGCGATATCGGGTACATCGACGAGGAGGGCTACCTGCAGATCACCGACCGCCTCAAGGACGTCATCAAGACCGGCGGCGAGTGGATCTCCTCCCTCGAACTGGAAGACATCATCAGCCGGCATCCGGGGGTCAGTGAAGTGGCGGTCATCGGCGTGCCCGACGAAAAATGGGGCGAACGGCCAATGGCCCTGGTGGTTCCCAAGCCCGACCAGAAGGCCACCACCACCGATGAGTCAATCAGGAGCTTTGTGGCAAAATTCGCCGAGGATGGCACCATTCCCAAATTCGGCGTGCCCGACCGCATCGTGATCACCGATGCATTGCCCAAGACCAGCGTCGGCAAGCTCAACAAA
- a CDS encoding 4-hydroxyphenylacetate 3-hydroxylase N-terminal domain-containing protein yields MIRTVEQYLESLDDGREMWCMGEKVKDVRTHPTLSGIIRIAALDYVLPHHPDYRHLFVTQDEDGEDVNYLLTAPRNSEDLLRRRECFATAMRAGGGVLLHCMGADALAAFTVTANAMDKALGTDYSARVENYRRILMKQDLGITGAITDVKGDRSLHPSQQKQHPDYYLRVVDRQKEGIVVRGAKVHISASPCANELLCSPCRTHGEADKDYALAFAVPCNAKGVKMLAVEPVTRTYGAEGLFDYPKTSALQPTECLIVFDDVFVPWERVFMCGEWQFSRTLAYAFGSYHRLFGTCKMIGKLEAITGAAALVADYNGVAQVDHVRKKLAWMAMITHMTAELGKAACIDPVKEFGMEVAMPNPMSINAAKFTFASNFHQMCQHLQDIAGGLCTTVPAYRDWQNSDIQPYIEKYLSAVDGVPTEHRLRLMRLIKDVTCNYWQIDTIHGEGSMAAQQMHLYGSADWNKLKAAAKRAAHIDGWQDDPTYGRLVSAEDVPMPPVDESYVSFPKALK; encoded by the coding sequence ATGATCAGAACAGTCGAACAATACCTGGAGAGCCTGGACGACGGCCGCGAAATGTGGTGCATGGGGGAAAAGGTCAAGGATGTACGCACACACCCCACCCTCAGCGGCATCATCCGCATCGCGGCCCTGGACTACGTGCTGCCCCACCATCCGGACTACCGACACCTCTTCGTCACCCAGGACGAGGACGGCGAAGACGTTAACTACCTGCTGACCGCCCCCAGGAATTCCGAAGATCTTCTGCGCCGAAGGGAGTGCTTCGCCACGGCCATGCGCGCCGGGGGCGGGGTGCTGCTCCACTGCATGGGCGCCGACGCCCTGGCCGCCTTCACCGTGACGGCCAATGCCATGGACAAGGCCCTGGGCACCGACTATTCGGCGCGCGTGGAGAACTACCGACGGATACTCATGAAGCAGGACCTGGGCATCACCGGCGCCATCACCGACGTCAAAGGCGACCGCAGCCTGCACCCCTCCCAGCAGAAGCAGCACCCCGATTATTACCTGCGCGTGGTCGACCGCCAGAAGGAGGGCATCGTGGTGCGCGGCGCCAAGGTGCACATCAGCGCTTCGCCCTGCGCCAACGAACTGCTCTGCTCGCCGTGCCGCACGCACGGGGAGGCGGACAAGGACTACGCCCTGGCCTTTGCCGTGCCGTGCAACGCCAAGGGGGTCAAGATGCTGGCCGTGGAGCCGGTCACCCGCACCTATGGCGCCGAAGGGCTCTTCGACTACCCCAAGACCAGCGCCCTGCAGCCCACCGAGTGCCTGATCGTCTTCGACGACGTCTTCGTGCCCTGGGAGCGGGTCTTCATGTGCGGTGAGTGGCAGTTCTCGCGCACACTGGCTTACGCCTTCGGCAGCTACCACCGCCTTTTCGGCACCTGCAAGATGATCGGCAAGCTCGAGGCCATCACCGGTGCCGCGGCCCTGGTGGCCGACTACAACGGTGTGGCCCAGGTCGACCATGTGCGCAAGAAGCTGGCCTGGATGGCCATGATCACTCACATGACCGCCGAGCTGGGCAAGGCCGCCTGCATCGACCCGGTCAAGGAGTTCGGCATGGAGGTGGCCATGCCCAACCCCATGTCCATCAATGCCGCCAAGTTCACCTTCGCCAGCAACTTCCACCAGATGTGCCAGCATCTGCAGGACATCGCCGGCGGCCTGTGCACCACCGTGCCGGCCTACCGCGACTGGCAGAACAGCGACATCCAGCCCTACATCGAAAAGTATCTCAGCGCCGTGGACGGGGTGCCCACCGAGCACCGCTTGCGCCTCATGCGCCTGATCAAGGACGTAACCTGCAACTACTGGCAGATCGACACCATCCACGGCGAAGGCTCCATGGCCGCCCAACAGATGCACCTATACGGAAGCGCCGACTGGAACAAACTCAAGGCTGCCGCCAAGCGCGCCGCCCACATCGACGGCTGGCAGGACGACCCCACCTACGGCCGCCTGGTGAGCGCCGAGGATGTGCCTATGCCGCCCGTGGACGAAAGCTATGTCAGCTTTCCCAAAGCATTGAAGTAG
- a CDS encoding sigma-54-dependent Fis family transcriptional regulator yields the protein MKPAFDIPGSDYYEQLFEHAPIGILQTRLDGTIINANPAMARMLGYGSAAEYIEAAGHFVGNSYAIPQSRQAFVETILSQNQPYMFENRFRRKDGTALPCRVHVRTARRPDGSIDYLDSFVQDMSQEIDIARTLEKREAQYRSVFENTGAGTIIIEQDTTISMANAGFAQMLGFTKEEIEGKMTWTSVIADEEDRDRMLRYHRMRRHHPEQVPVEYEFKLRDNFGNIKNIWLRVGMITGTDRSVASLVDITSLKQAERNLRSSESKLSGILEAFGGFAYACSRDRRLTFANKTLRAVIGQECLGLLCHEAIFRLDAPCPWCGQEEVFRGETVHREFLNPIDGRWYFAVGSPIFGANDAVAERQTVIVDIHKRKQAELDLKEKEARLQQENIRLRAAIKERYRFGDIVGKSAAMQKVYELILRAAATDANVIIYGESGTGKELVARAIHDLSERGGRRFVPVNCGAIPPHLMESEFFGYKKGAFTGADQTKPGLFDYADDGTLFLDELGEIKEEMQVKLLRVLEGGGYTPIGGLETQKSRARIISATNKGLVQLLEKGRMREDFFYRIHIFPIQLPPLRERREDIPLLVDHFLAKYGKEQGVNTLRGHELETLINYGWPGNVRQLENTIQRYMSFNSLDFMDFQGQSGSGGTENVPVTVRPGEGPLRDAVQEFERAYLFSLLNRHQWNRTRVASILGIERKTLYLKLRKLGIQNE from the coding sequence ATGAAACCCGCTTTCGACATCCCGGGCAGCGATTACTACGAGCAGCTTTTCGAGCATGCTCCCATCGGCATCCTGCAGACCCGGCTGGATGGCACGATCATCAATGCCAATCCGGCCATGGCCCGCATGCTGGGCTATGGGTCGGCCGCAGAATACATCGAGGCGGCCGGCCATTTTGTCGGCAACTCCTATGCGATCCCCCAGAGCCGCCAGGCCTTCGTCGAGACGATTCTGTCCCAAAATCAACCCTACATGTTCGAAAACCGTTTCCGCCGCAAGGACGGCACGGCCCTGCCCTGCCGCGTGCATGTGCGCACGGCCCGGCGGCCAGACGGCAGCATCGATTACCTGGACAGCTTCGTGCAGGACATGTCCCAGGAGATCGACATTGCCCGAACCCTGGAAAAACGGGAGGCGCAATACCGCAGCGTCTTTGAAAATACGGGCGCCGGCACCATCATCATCGAGCAGGACACGACCATTTCCATGGCCAACGCGGGATTTGCCCAGATGCTGGGTTTCACCAAGGAGGAGATCGAGGGTAAGATGACCTGGACGTCGGTGATCGCCGACGAGGAGGACCGCGACCGGATGCTGCGCTATCACCGTATGCGCCGCCACCACCCGGAACAGGTTCCGGTCGAGTATGAGTTCAAGTTGCGGGACAATTTCGGCAATATCAAAAATATCTGGCTGCGGGTGGGCATGATCACGGGCACCGACCGCAGCGTGGCATCGCTCGTCGACATCACCTCACTGAAGCAGGCCGAGCGCAACCTGCGTTCCAGCGAATCGAAACTCAGTGGCATCCTCGAGGCGTTCGGCGGGTTCGCCTATGCCTGTTCGCGGGATCGGCGCCTGACCTTTGCCAACAAGACCCTGCGCGCGGTCATCGGCCAGGAGTGTCTCGGCCTTTTGTGCCACGAGGCCATTTTCCGTCTGGACGCACCTTGCCCCTGGTGCGGCCAGGAAGAGGTGTTCAGGGGTGAAACGGTGCATCGCGAGTTCCTCAACCCCATCGACGGCCGCTGGTATTTTGCCGTGGGGTCACCGATTTTCGGTGCCAACGACGCGGTGGCCGAGCGCCAGACCGTGATCGTGGATATTCACAAGCGCAAGCAGGCCGAACTCGACCTCAAGGAAAAGGAGGCGCGCCTGCAGCAGGAGAACATCCGCCTGCGGGCCGCCATCAAGGAGCGCTACCGGTTCGGCGACATCGTGGGCAAAAGCGCGGCCATGCAGAAGGTCTACGAGTTGATTCTCAGGGCCGCGGCCACCGACGCCAACGTGATCATCTACGGCGAATCGGGCACCGGCAAAGAGCTGGTGGCGCGGGCCATTCACGATCTGAGCGAACGCGGCGGCCGTCGTTTCGTGCCGGTCAACTGCGGCGCCATCCCGCCCCATCTGATGGAGAGCGAATTTTTCGGATATAAAAAGGGGGCGTTTACCGGAGCGGATCAGACCAAACCGGGCCTGTTCGACTACGCGGACGACGGCACGCTCTTTCTCGACGAACTGGGCGAAATCAAGGAAGAGATGCAGGTCAAGCTGCTGCGGGTGCTCGAAGGCGGCGGCTATACCCCCATAGGCGGACTCGAGACCCAAAAAAGCCGCGCGCGCATCATCAGCGCCACCAACAAAGGCCTGGTGCAACTGCTGGAAAAGGGACGCATGCGCGAGGATTTTTTTTATCGCATCCACATCTTCCCCATCCAGCTGCCGCCGCTTCGCGAGCGCCGCGAAGACATCCCCCTGCTGGTGGATCACTTTCTGGCCAAGTACGGCAAGGAGCAGGGGGTCAACACCCTGCGCGGCCATGAGCTGGAGACGCTCATCAACTATGGTTGGCCGGGCAATGTCCGCCAGCTGGAAAATACGATCCAGCGCTACATGAGCTTTAACTCTTTAGATTTTATGGATTTCCAGGGCCAATCGGGCAGTGGGGGCACGGAAAATGTGCCGGTGACGGTGCGCCCGGGAGAAGGGCCGCTGCGCGATGCGGTTCAGGAGTTTGAACGGGCCTACCTCTTTTCCCTGCTCAATCGCCACCAGTGGAACCGCACGCGGGTGGCGTCGATTCTCGGTATCGAGCGCAAAACCCTCTATTTGAAACTGCGGAAACTCGGGATTCAAAACGAATGA